The following are encoded together in the Paludisphaera mucosa genome:
- a CDS encoding arylsulfatase, with amino-acid sequence MSRRRFSPTPASATCGLLLGWLTAGADLAGVTAQETKPAPPAADPARDVLPIPPPPFRGKVGRTAADSTPDFPRAVAAPKGSPNVLLIMTDDVGFGAASTFGGPIPTPTFDKLAKAGLRFNNFHTTALCSPSRAALITGRNHHTCASGVITEMGTGFPGYNTLMPKSCGTVAETLKQNGYNTSWFGKNHNVPDWQSSQAGPFDLWPTGLGFEYFYGFIGGDTDQWHPALFDGTKPIEAPNDPKYHLDADLADHAVAWIGQQNSLAPDKPFFAYYSPGLCHAPHHAPEEWIAKFKGKFDQGWDKLREETLARQIALGVVPAGTRLTPRPAEIPSWESRSGDEKKVYARMMEVYAACLAYADHNIGRVIQAVEDTGEMDNTVIIYQMGDNGASGEGTLQGLSNEIGVAANGVQETVPYLLSIMDDLGGPLAYNHYPVGWAHAMCSPFQWTKQVASHLGGTANNLVISWPRRIKDQGGLRQQFSHIIDVAPTILEAAGVAQPTMLNGVKQVPIEGVSLVYTFDDAKAPTRRPTQYFEMIGNRAVYHEGWMANTTPLRVPWINLGGDYKPDDFQWELYHVAEDFSQADDLAARNPEKLKELRAVFDREAKKYNVYPLDTRAAERLDPSIRPSLTRGRDTFTYYPGTIRVPEGAAPNVRNKDFAVTAEVQVPDGGADGVLATQGGRFGGWGLLVRDGRPEFAYAFSNQPQHKYRVASTEKLAPGAHTVKFAFHYDGPGYGKSGSGTLSVDGKEVAQGKIERTVPTRFSLDETFDVGMDTGTPVVEDYVDRMPFKFTGILKKVVVGLGKSSVAARDEKPLKDLADKASRTVE; translated from the coding sequence GTGAGTCGAAGACGATTCTCGCCGACGCCGGCGTCGGCGACCTGCGGTCTCCTGCTCGGCTGGCTGACGGCCGGCGCCGACCTGGCCGGCGTAACCGCCCAGGAGACCAAACCCGCGCCGCCGGCGGCCGACCCGGCCCGCGACGTCCTGCCGATCCCGCCGCCGCCCTTCCGGGGCAAGGTCGGCCGGACCGCAGCGGACTCGACGCCGGACTTCCCCAGGGCCGTCGCCGCCCCCAAGGGGTCCCCGAACGTCCTGCTCATCATGACCGACGACGTGGGCTTCGGCGCGGCGTCCACGTTCGGCGGGCCGATCCCCACGCCGACGTTCGACAAGCTGGCGAAGGCCGGCCTGCGGTTCAACAACTTCCACACCACGGCCCTCTGCTCGCCGTCGCGGGCGGCGCTCATCACCGGCCGCAACCACCACACCTGCGCCTCGGGCGTCATCACCGAGATGGGCACGGGCTTCCCCGGCTACAACACGCTGATGCCCAAGTCGTGCGGCACGGTCGCGGAGACGCTCAAGCAGAACGGCTACAACACGTCCTGGTTCGGCAAGAACCACAACGTGCCCGACTGGCAGTCGAGCCAGGCGGGGCCGTTCGACCTCTGGCCCACCGGGCTGGGCTTCGAGTACTTCTACGGCTTCATCGGCGGCGACACCGACCAGTGGCATCCCGCGCTGTTCGACGGCACCAAGCCGATCGAGGCGCCCAACGACCCGAAGTACCACCTCGACGCCGACCTGGCCGACCACGCCGTCGCCTGGATCGGCCAGCAGAACTCGCTCGCGCCGGACAAGCCGTTCTTCGCCTACTACTCGCCGGGCCTCTGCCACGCCCCGCACCACGCGCCCGAGGAATGGATCGCGAAGTTCAAGGGCAAGTTCGATCAGGGTTGGGACAAGCTGCGCGAGGAGACCCTCGCCCGCCAGATCGCCCTGGGAGTCGTACCCGCCGGCACCAGGCTCACGCCCCGGCCCGCCGAGATCCCCTCGTGGGAATCGCGCAGCGGCGACGAGAAGAAGGTCTACGCGCGGATGATGGAAGTGTACGCCGCGTGCCTCGCCTACGCCGACCATAACATCGGCCGCGTGATCCAGGCGGTCGAGGACACGGGCGAGATGGACAACACGGTCATCATCTACCAGATGGGCGACAACGGCGCGAGCGGCGAGGGGACGTTGCAGGGCCTGTCGAACGAGATCGGCGTCGCCGCCAACGGCGTCCAGGAGACGGTCCCGTATCTCCTCTCGATCATGGACGACCTCGGCGGCCCGCTGGCTTACAACCACTACCCGGTGGGATGGGCGCACGCGATGTGCTCGCCCTTCCAGTGGACCAAGCAGGTCGCCTCGCACCTCGGCGGCACGGCCAACAACCTCGTGATCTCCTGGCCCAGGCGCATCAAGGACCAGGGCGGGCTCCGCCAGCAGTTCAGCCACATCATCGACGTCGCGCCGACGATCCTCGAAGCCGCCGGGGTCGCTCAGCCCACGATGCTCAACGGCGTGAAGCAGGTCCCCATCGAGGGCGTCAGCCTCGTGTACACCTTCGACGACGCCAAGGCGCCCACGAGGCGTCCGACGCAGTACTTCGAGATGATCGGCAACCGCGCCGTCTATCACGAAGGATGGATGGCCAACACCACGCCCCTTCGCGTCCCCTGGATCAACCTCGGCGGCGACTACAAACCGGACGACTTCCAGTGGGAGCTCTATCACGTCGCGGAGGATTTTTCGCAGGCGGACGACCTCGCGGCCAGGAACCCCGAGAAGCTCAAGGAGCTGCGGGCGGTCTTCGATCGCGAGGCGAAGAAATACAACGTCTACCCGCTGGACACCCGCGCGGCCGAACGCCTCGATCCTTCGATCCGTCCCAGCCTCACGCGGGGACGCGACACGTTCACGTACTATCCCGGGACGATCCGCGTGCCCGAAGGCGCCGCCCCGAACGTGAGGAACAAGGACTTCGCCGTCACCGCGGAAGTCCAGGTCCCGGACGGGGGCGCCGACGGCGTGCTCGCCACCCAGGGCGGCCGCTTCGGCGGCTGGGGGCTGCTCGTCAGGGACGGCAGGCCGGAGTTCGCCTACGCGTTCTCCAACCAGCCCCAGCACAAGTACCGCGTCGCCTCGACGGAGAAGCTCGCCCCCGGCGCCCACACCGTCAAGTTCGCCTTCCACTACGACGGACCCGGCTACGGCAAGAGCGGCTCCGGCACGCTCTCCGTGGACGGCAAGGAGGTCGCGCAGGGCAAGATCGAGCGCACCGTCCCCACCCGCTTCTCGCTCGACGAGACGTTCGACGTCGGCATGGACACGGGCACCCCCGTCGTCGAGGACTACGTCGACAGGATGCCGTTCAAGTTCACCGGCATTCTCAAGAAAGTCGTCGTCGGCCTCGGCAAGAGCAGCGTCGCGGCCCGCGACGAGAAGCCGCTCAAGGACCTGGCCGACAAGGCGTCGCGAACCGTCGAATGA
- a CDS encoding ADP-ribosylglycohydrolase family protein, protein MSDTNAGGGRLTDRRRGALVGLAVGDALGAAVEFRRPGTFPPVVGYRDGGLHDLNAGEWTDDTSMALALADSLARAGWNLDDQADRYLKWLRTGAYSVNGRCFDVGVATNDALGRFEVGRDARASGDPSESASGNGSIMRLAPVAIRHVGLFPDRVEELARLGAESSLVTHASPHCLSACRYLTIVLAALMRGGDRAEVLARDWEPLRRIDEVEPFHPLIWDVASGSYRRKAPPAIRGSGWVVESLEAALWAFHDAPTFEEAVLRAVNLGEDADTIGAVCGQLAGAYWGESQIPPPLRQGLARLDMIEAALDGLLAPPHAS, encoded by the coding sequence ATGAGCGACACCAATGCCGGTGGGGGCCGCCTGACGGACCGTCGTCGGGGGGCCCTGGTGGGGCTGGCGGTGGGCGACGCGCTGGGGGCGGCGGTGGAGTTCCGCCGGCCGGGCACGTTCCCGCCGGTCGTCGGCTATCGCGACGGCGGGCTACACGACCTGAACGCGGGCGAGTGGACCGACGACACGAGCATGGCCCTGGCCCTGGCCGACAGCCTCGCGAGGGCCGGCTGGAACCTGGACGACCAGGCCGACCGCTACCTGAAATGGCTGCGGACGGGCGCGTACTCGGTCAACGGCCGCTGCTTCGACGTCGGGGTCGCGACGAACGACGCGCTGGGGCGGTTCGAGGTGGGCCGCGACGCGCGGGCCTCGGGCGACCCGTCGGAGTCGGCCAGCGGCAACGGCTCGATCATGCGGCTCGCGCCGGTGGCGATCCGCCACGTCGGCCTGTTCCCGGACCGCGTCGAGGAGCTGGCGCGGCTGGGGGCCGAATCGAGCCTCGTGACCCACGCCAGCCCGCACTGCCTCTCGGCCTGCCGATACCTGACGATCGTGCTCGCGGCCCTGATGAGGGGCGGGGATCGGGCCGAGGTCCTCGCGCGCGACTGGGAGCCGCTCCGCCGGATCGACGAGGTCGAGCCGTTCCACCCGTTGATCTGGGACGTCGCCTCGGGGAGCTACCGACGCAAGGCCCCCCCGGCGATCCGGGGCTCGGGCTGGGTGGTCGAGAGCCTGGAAGCCGCCCTCTGGGCGTTCCACGACGCACCGACCTTCGAGGAGGCGGTCCTCCGCGCCGTGAATCTGGGCGAGGACGCCGACACCATCGGCGCCGTCTGCGGTCAGCTTGCCGGGGCCTACTGGGGAGAGTCTCAGATCCCCCCGCCCCTCCGCCAGGGCCTGGCCCGCCTCGACATGATCGAGGCGGCCCTCGACGGGCTGCTCGCGCCGCCCCACGCATCTTGA
- a CDS encoding anhydro-N-acetylmuramic acid kinase, translating to MSVVAELLGARTGKPSRIVVGMISGTSADSIDAAVCRIGGSGTPAAGRAGARVELIHYAETPYPAEVKARILGLAGWGVRDVAELNVLVAEAFADACLQTLAEAGLAPGDVDLIGSHGQTVYHHSSVPGAIGATLQVGDGDVIAERTGALVIADFRARDVAAGGEGAPISPFADVILYAPRDPEAALQRRAVLNLGGIANVTVLDPDPSRVFGFDTGPANTLLDRLARRISGGTLACDRDGALARSGRVDPGLVERLLAEDAYLARRPPKSTGFEMYGDAFVERAGTLLGRFDADLMATLTEYTARTVADAFARFVPPVVEVIGAGGGVKNPALFGRLAELLAPARLLLGDARGVPGDAREAMAFAVLAHEALFGFPTSLPAVTGARRPAVLGKFCLPRV from the coding sequence ATGAGCGTGGTGGCCGAGTTGCTGGGAGCCCGGACGGGCAAGCCGTCGCGGATCGTGGTGGGGATGATCTCGGGCACGAGCGCCGACTCGATCGACGCGGCCGTCTGCCGGATCGGGGGGAGTGGCACGCCGGCGGCCGGCCGTGCCGGGGCGCGCGTCGAGCTGATCCACTACGCCGAGACCCCCTACCCCGCCGAGGTCAAGGCTCGCATCCTGGGCCTGGCGGGCTGGGGCGTCCGCGACGTCGCCGAGCTGAACGTGCTGGTGGCCGAGGCGTTCGCCGACGCCTGCCTGCAGACGCTCGCCGAGGCCGGCCTGGCGCCGGGGGACGTCGACCTGATCGGGTCGCACGGGCAGACGGTCTATCACCACAGCTCGGTCCCCGGGGCGATCGGCGCGACGCTCCAGGTCGGCGACGGCGACGTGATCGCCGAGCGCACCGGCGCGCTGGTGATCGCCGACTTCCGCGCCCGCGACGTCGCCGCGGGCGGCGAGGGGGCGCCGATATCGCCGTTCGCCGACGTCATCCTCTACGCCCCCCGCGACCCGGAGGCCGCCCTCCAGCGGCGGGCCGTCCTGAACCTGGGGGGCATCGCCAACGTAACGGTGCTCGACCCCGACCCGTCGCGAGTCTTCGGCTTCGACACCGGCCCGGCCAACACCCTGCTCGACCGCCTCGCCCGGCGGATCTCCGGGGGGACGCTCGCCTGCGACCGCGACGGCGCCCTGGCGCGCTCGGGCCGGGTCGATCCGGGTCTGGTCGAGCGCCTGCTCGCGGAGGACGCCTACCTCGCTCGCCGCCCGCCCAAATCGACCGGCTTCGAGATGTACGGCGACGCGTTCGTCGAACGGGCCGGGACGCTGCTGGGCCGGTTCGACGCCGACCTGATGGCGACCCTGACCGAGTACACCGCGCGGACCGTCGCCGACGCTTTCGCCCGCTTCGTCCCGCCCGTCGTCGAGGTGATCGGCGCGGGGGGCGGCGTGAAGAACCCGGCGCTGTTCGGCCGCCTCGCGGAGCTGCTCGCCCCCGCGCGGCTGCTCCTGGGCGACGCCCGCGGCGTCCCCGGCGACGCCCGCGAGGCCATGGCCTTCGCCGTCCTGGCCCACGAGGCCCTCTTCGGCTTTCCGACCTCCCTCCCCGCCGTCACCGGCGCCCGCCGCCCGGCCGTGCTGGGGAAGTTCTGCCTGCCGCGGGTCTGA
- a CDS encoding YrhB domain-containing protein — MLSRDGARLQVFLELRRRHGLRSGPWELVILDDLTIEREWGWVFFYTTRGWRDGDLRYAVGGNGPLLIDRHDGSIRSTGTSGATEDAVADYEAELERRREAWELVIREPADAPLEMVSRLRRGLGLTPAEAIALRKRLPGVCRTGARRDLEPDLARLLAAGVAAEIRQAARPQHPFSTGWELL, encoded by the coding sequence ATGCTGTCGCGGGACGGGGCCCGATTGCAGGTCTTCCTCGAACTCCGTCGCCGGCACGGGCTGCGGTCGGGGCCGTGGGAACTCGTCATCCTCGACGACCTCACCATCGAGCGGGAGTGGGGCTGGGTCTTTTTCTACACCACCCGCGGATGGCGCGACGGCGACCTGCGATACGCAGTCGGCGGTAACGGGCCCCTCCTCATCGATCGGCACGACGGCAGCATCCGCTCCACCGGGACCTCCGGCGCGACGGAAGACGCCGTCGCCGACTACGAGGCCGAGCTGGAGCGTCGACGAGAGGCCTGGGAGCTGGTCATCCGGGAGCCGGCGGACGCACCTCTGGAGATGGTCAGCCGGCTTCGCAGGGGCCTCGGCCTGACGCCGGCCGAGGCGATCGCTCTGCGGAAGCGGCTTCCCGGAGTCTGTCGGACCGGGGCCCGACGGGATCTCGAACCCGACCTGGCCCGGCTGCTCGCCGCCGGCGTCGCGGCGGAGATCCGACAGGCGGCCCGACCGCAGCATCCCTTCTCGACGGGGTGGGAACTGCTTTAG
- a CDS encoding aldo/keto reductase, which translates to MEYRRLGASGFKVPALTFGTGTFGGNTELFKAWGETDVAEATRLVDVCLEAGVTMFDSADVYSKGAAEEILGKAIEGRRDKVLISTKATFRRGDGPNDVGSSRFHLIDAVHAALKRLKTDYIDLFQLHAYDAQTPHEEVLSTLDQLVREGKIRYVGCSNFSGWHLMKALATADRHGWPRYVAHQAYYSLVGRDYEWELMPLGLDQGVGAVVWSPLGWGRLTGKLRRGQPKPQVSRLNTKLAVDAGPQVDDEYLYQVVDALDAVAAEVDKSVPQVALNWLLQRPTVATIVIGARNEEQLRQNLGAVGWNLTPEQVARLDAASGRPLAYPYWHQKAAFTERNPFPVSV; encoded by the coding sequence ATGGAGTATCGACGACTCGGCGCCTCGGGCTTCAAGGTCCCGGCGCTGACCTTCGGCACGGGCACCTTCGGCGGCAACACGGAGCTGTTCAAGGCCTGGGGCGAGACCGACGTCGCCGAGGCGACCCGCCTGGTCGACGTCTGCCTGGAAGCCGGCGTGACCATGTTCGACTCGGCCGACGTCTACTCGAAGGGCGCGGCCGAGGAGATCCTGGGCAAGGCGATCGAGGGCCGCCGCGACAAGGTGCTGATCTCGACCAAGGCCACGTTCCGCCGCGGCGACGGGCCCAACGACGTCGGCTCCTCGCGGTTCCACCTGATCGACGCGGTCCACGCCGCGCTCAAGCGGCTGAAGACCGACTACATCGACCTGTTCCAGCTCCACGCCTACGACGCCCAGACGCCGCACGAGGAGGTCCTGAGCACGCTCGACCAGCTCGTCCGCGAGGGCAAGATCCGCTACGTCGGCTGCTCGAACTTCTCGGGCTGGCACCTCATGAAAGCCCTAGCCACGGCCGACCGCCACGGCTGGCCGCGGTACGTGGCGCACCAGGCGTACTACTCGCTCGTCGGCCGCGACTACGAGTGGGAGCTGATGCCGCTGGGCCTCGACCAGGGGGTCGGCGCGGTGGTCTGGAGCCCGCTCGGCTGGGGCCGCCTGACGGGCAAGCTCCGCCGCGGCCAGCCCAAACCGCAGGTCAGCCGGCTCAACACCAAGCTCGCCGTCGACGCCGGCCCGCAGGTCGACGACGAGTATCTCTACCAGGTCGTCGACGCTCTCGACGCCGTCGCGGCCGAGGTCGACAAGAGCGTCCCGCAGGTCGCGCTCAACTGGCTCCTGCAGCGGCCGACGGTCGCCACCATCGTCATCGGCGCCCGCAACGAGGAGCAGCTCCGCCAGAACCTCGGCGCCGTGGGCTGGAACCTGACGCCCGAGCAGGTCGCCAGGCTCGACGCCGCCAGCGGCCGCCCGCTCGCCTACCCCTACTGGCACCAGAAGGCCGCCTTCACCGAGCGGAATCCGTTTCCCGTCTCAGTCTGA
- a CDS encoding SDR family oxidoreductase, whose product MSEAERVVVVAGAQGVIGRNAAVHFSKQAGTTVYGLSRRPVDLPGVRGVAVDLLDPADARAKLGGLSDATHLVFAAYVEKATAAEKSAVNSALLENTLDGLEAAAPGLRHVTLYQGGKAYGADLGPFKTPAREDDPRLMPPNFYYDQEDILKRRREAWHYTVLRPEAVCGFALGNPMNLAMVIAVYATLSKELGLPLRFPGPLGAYRALYQVTSADVLARATDWAGTTPAAREEVYNITNGDSFRWEHLWPRIARMFDMETAPPVPLKLAEYMADKGPLWDAIGARYGLASIPYEQAAAWGFGDFIFHSEFDNITSTIKARRHGFHDCIDTEEMFLEFFDQLREARVIPPRAARA is encoded by the coding sequence ATGTCCGAAGCGGAGCGGGTCGTCGTGGTGGCCGGGGCGCAGGGCGTCATCGGCCGCAACGCCGCGGTGCACTTCTCGAAGCAGGCCGGGACGACCGTCTACGGCCTCTCGCGTCGGCCGGTCGACCTGCCCGGCGTGCGGGGCGTCGCGGTCGACCTCCTCGACCCGGCCGACGCCCGCGCCAAGCTCGGAGGGCTCTCCGACGCGACCCATCTCGTCTTCGCCGCCTACGTCGAGAAGGCCACCGCGGCCGAGAAGAGCGCCGTCAATTCGGCCCTCCTGGAGAACACGCTCGACGGCCTGGAAGCGGCCGCGCCGGGGCTCCGGCACGTCACGCTCTACCAGGGGGGCAAGGCCTACGGAGCCGACCTGGGTCCGTTCAAGACTCCGGCGCGCGAGGACGACCCGCGACTCATGCCGCCCAATTTCTACTACGACCAGGAAGATATTTTGAAGCGTCGACGCGAGGCCTGGCATTACACGGTCCTCCGCCCCGAGGCCGTCTGCGGGTTCGCGCTGGGCAACCCGATGAACCTGGCCATGGTCATCGCCGTCTACGCCACGCTCTCGAAGGAGCTGGGCCTGCCCCTGCGCTTCCCGGGGCCCCTGGGCGCGTACCGTGCGCTCTACCAGGTGACCTCGGCCGACGTCCTGGCGAGGGCGACCGACTGGGCCGGGACGACCCCGGCCGCGCGAGAGGAGGTCTACAACATCACCAACGGCGACTCCTTCCGCTGGGAGCACCTCTGGCCGCGGATCGCCCGCATGTTCGACATGGAGACGGCCCCGCCCGTCCCCTTAAAGCTCGCCGAGTACATGGCCGACAAGGGCCCGCTCTGGGACGCGATCGGGGCCCGGTACGGCCTCGCTTCGATCCCTTACGAGCAGGCCGCGGCCTGGGGCTTCGGCGACTTCATCTTCCACAGCGAGTTCGACAACATCACCAGCACGATCAAGGCCCGCCGCCACGGGTTCCACGACTGCATCGACACGGAGGAGATGTTCCTGGAGTTCTTCGACCAGCTCCGCGAGGCCCGCGTGATACCGCCCCGGGCGGCGAGGGCCTGA
- a CDS encoding GntR family transcriptional regulator: MGFERSCLSDHIRRELARRILDGTLKPGERLLELKIAAEFESSQTPVREALRELESLRLVESSPYKGTRVREVGDHETAEAYAVKGSLERLAAETAAAGFKGDAKALRATVDALIAEAARGDREGYARHDLDFHRAIVRAAGNGTLLQIWESLAFETRTRITLARRDLDWPSIARWHSLVVDALEAGDGATAGRLLEAHARSFMSPPPAPAPAKVARKPKSPSPNKS; the protein is encoded by the coding sequence ATGGGCTTCGAGCGAAGCTGCCTGAGCGATCACATCCGACGCGAGCTGGCGCGGCGGATTTTGGACGGGACGCTGAAGCCGGGGGAGCGGCTGCTGGAGTTGAAGATCGCGGCCGAGTTCGAGTCGAGCCAGACGCCGGTCCGCGAGGCCTTGCGGGAGTTGGAGTCGCTGCGGCTGGTGGAGTCTTCGCCGTACAAGGGGACGCGGGTCCGGGAGGTCGGCGACCACGAGACGGCCGAGGCCTACGCCGTGAAGGGGTCGCTGGAGCGGCTGGCCGCGGAGACGGCCGCGGCGGGCTTCAAGGGCGACGCGAAGGCCCTGCGGGCGACCGTCGACGCCCTGATCGCCGAGGCCGCCCGGGGCGACCGCGAGGGCTACGCCCGCCACGACCTCGACTTCCACCGGGCGATCGTCCGGGCCGCGGGCAACGGCACCCTGCTGCAGATCTGGGAGTCGCTCGCGTTCGAGACCCGCACGAGGATCACCCTCGCCCGCCGCGACCTCGACTGGCCGTCGATCGCCCGGTGGCATTCGCTCGTCGTCGACGCGCTCGAGGCCGGCGACGGCGCGACCGCCGGCCGGCTGCTCGAAGCCCACGCCCGGTCGTTCATGAGTCCTCCGCCCGCACCGGCCCCGGCCAAGGTCGCGAGGAAGCCGAAGTCGCCGTCGCCGAACAAGTCTTGA
- a CDS encoding DUF1569 domain-containing protein, giving the protein MSTALKRRELKFSTLEDAVREAEALRAGGYRRAGKWDLAQACGHLADWITFPMDGFPTPPAVMRPLCFVVRNTIGPMAARRVIARGEMPAGAPTMKETVPPPNGDESAAVERLRRAVDRFESYAGPLQPSHLFGPLNRDEWMRVQLIHCAHHLGYLIPEASA; this is encoded by the coding sequence GTGTCGACCGCTCTGAAGCGCCGCGAGCTGAAGTTCTCGACCCTGGAAGACGCCGTCCGCGAGGCCGAGGCGCTGCGGGCGGGCGGCTATCGGCGGGCGGGGAAGTGGGACCTGGCGCAGGCGTGCGGCCACCTGGCCGACTGGATCACGTTCCCCATGGACGGATTCCCGACGCCGCCGGCCGTCATGCGGCCACTCTGCTTCGTGGTGCGTAACACCATCGGCCCGATGGCGGCCCGTCGAGTGATCGCCCGGGGCGAGATGCCCGCTGGGGCCCCGACGATGAAGGAGACCGTCCCGCCCCCCAACGGCGACGAGTCCGCGGCCGTCGAACGCCTGCGAAGGGCCGTCGACCGGTTCGAATCGTACGCCGGCCCCCTGCAGCCGTCGCACCTGTTCGGCCCCCTGAACCGCGACGAATGGATGCGCGTCCAGCTCATCCATTGCGCCCACCACCTGGGCTACCTGATCCCCGAAGCCTCCGCCTGA